The following are encoded together in the Phaseolus vulgaris cultivar G19833 chromosome 9, P. vulgaris v2.0, whole genome shotgun sequence genome:
- the LOC137823123 gene encoding calcium-transporting ATPase 3, endoplasmic reticulum-type-like, giving the protein MEIVELEGLRYELLSMVKKHSNLIGKTVVEEQDASDIKMDMRFWHDVFDLYFVCGKESRGRQDDDLVFFVRKLGSHVSGSNNTESVEPYFVCRCLALGTKSMARLNAIVRSLPSVETLGCTTVICSDKTGTLTTNMMSVAKVCVVESANRGPVVSEYSVSRTTYAPEGIIFDSTGMQLDFSAELPCLLHMAMCSVLCNESTLQYNPDKENYEKIGESTEVALRVLAEKVGLPGFNSMPSALNMLTKHERASYCNHYWEEQFKKIHALEFSRDRKMMSVLCSRNQMHILFSKGTPESILPRCATILCNDDGGR; this is encoded by the exons ATGGAGATAGTGGAACTAGAGGGACTCAG GTATGAATTGTTGAGCATGGTGAAGAAGCACTCCAACTTAATAGGGAAAACGGTAGTTGAGGAGCAAGATGCTTCTGATATCAAAATGGATATGAGGTTTTGGCACGATGTATTTGATTTGTATTTCGTCTGTGGCAAGGAGTCAAGGGGACGCCAAGATGATGATCTTGTTTTCTTTGTCAGAAAATTG GGTTCCCATGTTTCTGGTTCCAACAATACAGAGAGCGTTGAGCCTTATTTTGTATGCAG gTGTTTGGCTCTTGGAACAAAGAGTATGGCTAGGTTGAATGCCATTGTTCGCTCCCTGCCATCGGTAGAGACATTGGGCTGCACAACTGTTATTTGCAGTGACAAAACTGGGACCCTAACTACTAATATGATGTCAGTTGCGAAG GTATGTGTTGTTGAATCTGCAAATCGTGGCCCTGTTGTTTCTGAATACAGTGTCAGCAGAACAACATATGCACCTGAAGGCATAATATTTGACAGTACAGGGATGCAG CTTGACTTTTCTGCTGAATTGCCTTGTCTTCTTCACATGGCAATGTGTTCTGTTCTTTGCAATGAATCAACCCTGCAGTATAATCCTGATAAAGagaattatgaaaaaattgGTGAGTCAACTGAAGTGGCACTACGTGTCTTGGCAGAAAAG GTTGGTCTACCTGGTTTCAATTCTATGCCATCAGCCTTGAATATGCTGACTAAGCATGAACGTGCTTCTTACTGTAACCATTATTGGGAGGAACAATTCAAAAAG ATACATGCTTTGGAGTTTTCTCGAGATCGGAAAATGATGAGTGTGCTTTGCAGCCGGAACCAGATGCATATTTTGTTCTCGAAAGGTACTCCAGAAAGTATACTACCTAGATGTGCTACCATTCTGTGCAACGATGATG GAGGAAGGTAA